The Moorena producens PAL-8-15-08-1 genomic interval ATTATGGCATTTAATTCAGATTGATTTATCTGCTGAACTGAAGACTGTACTTCTGGACTATCCGAATATTCATGTCGTTTTCGGATCAAAACCGCCGGATTGCCACCCCAGACTTCCCCACGTCCAATGCGCGTGTATGGCAGCACATTGCTTCCTGCTTCTACAATACCTCCCTCGTCAATTTTGACTCCTATTCCAATTCGGCTATTTCCACCGATGGTACTGTAGTTTCCAATAACAATCGGCTCTGATGTATATTTCAGTTGTCCGTTAGATATGTTAAGAGCATGAGCGACGATACTGCATTCACTACCAATCACGACCTGATCACCTATGTATGTCAAATCTGGATCCTCTAACCATGGCACGACTATGCTTTTTTCGCCGATATGTATCTTAGGAGCATAAGAGCGCATCACCAGATTTCTTATCCATAACAACGTGATTGGGGGAAGCTTGACATAATTTATAAATGGTAATGTATCGATTAATAACTTTCGCCTATAAGCGATCATTGTCGGTAAGTATTTTATCAGTAAAATAAGCTCTTTAATAGTAGTAATTTTATGATTAAATTGTATGGTTTTAGGTTTTTCAAAAAACGAAAAGAGTAGAGCTATATCTAGGGAACTTATACTAATAAATAGAAACAACCAGACAACGTAAAGGAATGGAAATGTTGCTACCAAAATCGGAAGTGTTATATCTGGAAACAGGCTAAAGATTAGCCAAGCTTCCAAAACTCCGGCTACAATAGCTAGCATCAGTGAATAAAGCCAACTTATGGTAAGAATAACTAGGGTAGAGAATAGTGTTATCAGTTTCATAGTATGAGTTTTCGGATTTAGTTTTCGCAGCGGTAGTTATAAACAGCTGAAATTTAGTTGAACAGGTCAAAGGCGATCATGCTTTGGCCATAAAATTATCATCCTGACAAACTGACCAATACCTCAAAATCATTAGGTGCAGGTAGATCAAGTAAAACAAGTAAAAATAGTTATGGATATAAAACCCATGTCCAGTAAGCCATGGCGCTAAAACCCATGTCCAGTAAGTCTTTGACTGTATGATGCCCCCAACTCTTGTTGAGTTTAATAACCTGCACCTACTTCATAACTTTTACAAATGAGCAATAATCACCAGTGTCGTTTGCTCACTATAGGAGATTACTAGCGCTGATTGTTAATTGTTAACGGTAGCTAGCATCGAGATAAGTTTATTCCTAACGTTATTCCTAGAGTGGGGGACAATTACTCCTAGGATAGACTGCGGCAGTAACCTCTTGTCTAAGCTAACTATTTTTTGGCGTCTCCCTGTAGAGCGGGAAACGTCTTGATCAAATCACCCTGTTGATGGAAAGCAAGTCTTTGCTGGCAATCACACAAAGTAATTACTATATTAGTATACTAATATATATCTTGCACTAGCCTCCCAAACCCGTGCATAGTAGGGTTATATAGGGGCTATATAAACGTAGACGCTTTCTTCGACTTGCCTACGGCAAGTCCAACTTCAGTTTTCAAATTAAGTGTGTAACACTTTATTCGAGCTCCATCGATTATAACTTTCAAATAATGCTATTGACAAGTGCAATTTTGGTTATATTAACTAACTTGTTGTTAATTTCATTAGCCAAATCCTCAAGGCATTTTAGCTAAGCTTCTTATTGATTACGGTAGTACTGCCGACTATCAGGATAAATTACGAGACTTTTACCATGACCTATTGTTTGGTAATATTCTCTACCAGCCACTAAATACTCACTCAGTAATTACACTAACTTCATCCATTGTAAAAACTATTTATGTAAGCTTTACACAGATGATAGACAACCTTGTTAAGATAATGGACAACGAGTGATTTTTTGGTAAATCTAGTGTTGGGAAAGTTTTTCTGTCCCTAGAGGGTGTATCCAAGGTTACTATAGTTACCCTTCACTCTTGGATGTCATGGTGCAATGCAAATGAGAATCCACCCCTCATTTTTTTTTAAATAACTTAAAACCGTTTAATTTTTGAATCTCAGGTCCCATTCATTTCTGAGGTATCAAATTCAGGGAAGCAGCTACTACCTAAGTTGATTAGGTAATCTTTACTAGTTACATGACCTATTGTACAGTTTTAGTTTGGGTATGGCTGTTATTTGTTTTGAAAATCGATTTTTAGTTAAAAAAATAATTTCACTTCAAGAAAACTTTCCGGAATATCCCTTAGCTAGGATGTAGCTAACTATTAAGCCAAGTCAATCAATCATTAGTATTGATTTTTTTCATCAATTGATTTACAGCGGATTAGAGAAAAATGAACTCCACCTACATCAATAGCTACAGACATGATAAAAAACTAAACCCCCTTTCCTTATTGGCTCAATTATCCAGTCGTCATGCCAATGGATGTTTACAAGTATCCAGTGGTTCAGTTTCTTGGTCAATCTATCTAGAAAATGGTAAATTAATCTATGCCTCAAACTCCATCAACCCATTTGATCGCCTAGATCATTACTTATCTCGTCTAAGTCGTAGAATTCCTACCCTTGTTAGTGCCGTTCGGGTTCAGGTTCGCCTGATCTTTGAAGCCAACTTAAACAGTCATTCAAATTATCCTTCAGATTACCAAGCAATTTGTTGGTTGGTTAATCAACATTATCTCAATTCCGTTCAGGCAGCAAGTCTGATCGAAGAATTGGCTGAAGACGTAATAGGTTCTCTGCTGTCAGAGAAAGAAGGAACTTACCAATTACTGGAAACTAATCCATCTGAGGATTTGCCTAAATTTTGTAGGCTTGACCTTCGCACAATTGTTGAACACTGTTACGAACAGTTACAACATCAGCACTCTTCTAACTCAAAGCCAGTGAATAATCCCTATAGCTCTCATTCTGTAGTCCCCATCGGAAATTCTACACAATTGAATTCAATTCACGAACCCTCTCTAAATAAGTCGGCTCAATTAGAGCACAGTTTCCAATATAATACATCGGTTAATCAAAAACCAATGTCTACCAGTAAAACTTACAAGATTGCTTGCATTGATGATAGTACAAGTGTTTTAAATGCCATCAACTCCTTCTTGGAAGATAAAAGTTTCTCTGTTGTCATGATTAATGACCCAGTTAGGGCATTAATGCAAGTGATCCGTATTAAGCCTGACCTAATTTTGCTCGATGTTGCCATGCCAAACTTAGATGGTTATGAGCTATGTTCTCTGTTACGAAAGCATTCACTTTTTAAACATACCCCAATTATTATGGTAACTGGCAATACTGGTTTCCTAGACCGAGCTAAAGCTAAACTTGTTGGAGCATCTGGTTACTTGACTAAACCGTTTAACCAATCCGATCTCCTTAAGATAGTGTTTAAACATCTCAAATAATCATTGGGGAGCTATATCCCTTATATCTATGAAGGATAAAAAGCTGAATTCGGTGTTAATTTATTAAGACATTTAGGGTTGTATTATAAATACATATCCCTCTATAGGTTATTATTATAGATTATTTTATTGGTTATAGTTTACCTAAGCAATACTTTTATACACTCACTAATTATAAACTCAGCAATTATTGGTTTCATCACATAGGTTAACTTGTGAATTAATGAACACGTCAGCACTCGCCAATATCCCCCAGACCTGGTCTCAGTTAGCTAGTATAACCAAACCATCTGAACAACACAATAATATCGGGGATGCTTATCTTAAATTTTTGTTAAATGAACAAACCCCTGCGGTTATATCTATGAATCAAGCCCAGGAAGTTCTAGTCTTGCCCCAAGAGCGTCTGACCCCCATGCCAAATATGCCTCTGTACGTACAGGGGTTGATGAATCGGCGTTCTCGTGTGTTGTGGGTAATTGATCTAGCTCAAATGCTAGGTTTACCCACCGTAGAAACCAATGTTCAACAGTACAACATAGTGACGCTCCGTAATCAGTCAGCGTCTTTAGGGGTTGCAGTCCAAAGCATTGAAGGGGTGTTGCGACTAACACCCGATTGTATTCAATCTCCACTGGGACAAGTG includes:
- a CDS encoding chemotaxis protein CheW, giving the protein MNTSALANIPQTWSQLASITKPSEQHNNIGDAYLKFLLNEQTPAVISMNQAQEVLVLPQERLTPMPNMPLYVQGLMNRRSRVLWVIDLAQMLGLPTVETNVQQYNIVTLRNQSASLGVAVQSIEGVLRLTPDCIQSPLGQVSSGLVPYLRGCALQEQEILLVLDGLAIMASSLLHNT
- a CDS encoding response regulator; its protein translation is MNSTYINSYRHDKKLNPLSLLAQLSSRHANGCLQVSSGSVSWSIYLENGKLIYASNSINPFDRLDHYLSRLSRRIPTLVSAVRVQVRLIFEANLNSHSNYPSDYQAICWLVNQHYLNSVQAASLIEELAEDVIGSLLSEKEGTYQLLETNPSEDLPKFCRLDLRTIVEHCYEQLQHQHSSNSKPVNNPYSSHSVVPIGNSTQLNSIHEPSLNKSAQLEHSFQYNTSVNQKPMSTSKTYKIACIDDSTSVLNAINSFLEDKSFSVVMINDPVRALMQVIRIKPDLILLDVAMPNLDGYELCSLLRKHSLFKHTPIIMVTGNTGFLDRAKAKLVGASGYLTKPFNQSDLLKIVFKHLK